One Aegilops tauschii subsp. strangulata cultivar AL8/78 chromosome 7, Aet v6.0, whole genome shotgun sequence genomic window carries:
- the LOC109755716 gene encoding uncharacterized protein: METLTEIIIKAHELKVLENLNGCKPLQRLSLYAVDVVLFIRPYRTDIAFVKEVLMIFGKASGLHVNFAKSSAILIRGEEQDEEVVRSALPWKIDHFPCKYLGLQLGIKQLTRSEWQCMVDGALKILPGWQRGLVTRPGRLILVQQVMRARPTHHLIVAEAPKWAIEKVDQGCRAFFWAGSDAVSGGKCAVSWRRVCRPKQLVGLGILDLSKHGLALRLRWEWLRRLDDSRPWQVLNLATDKQVQHTFNSLVKWEIRDGTGILFWKDRWVQGYTIAEIAPGLVAKVKTRTVNSRLASEGLHQHAWLKDLPENLSTEELMQFIHLWDALVHVDISPGSGDKAIWAWHESGSYSAASAYRMLCFGGISFAPAAAIWKNGAPLAYKIFMWLAIQNRIWTSDRRLRHGLQDTASTRFLCDQEQDNVDHLMIQCVFARQVWYQCFAKVGIDTNLSPVHHDLLQQWWMNARKQPSNRRYTDPSRQKEKNPLVAKPQPSNRLYTDPSKQSTSLSIYLLYSNRRQEPPKTETSTLAPMDSSSPSSSSSDPDYLVATSDLDDDAATAVHQSHADAAAVALPKRPDAEGFVSFLRSPDDVDAVCKKYGVPEDHYTARLAGDLRACSPPPPGCVCVYAHALEAGMRVPLHPFFCEALAHFGVAPTQLAPNAWRIMAGFLVLCRSAGVPPSLAVFRRFFVLSVLNHRHTKRWYYFQTRFRDSSGLRFAGLPDSINGWKRGFFFLSSPTPWPCPVEWGEPSKSSFVDPVLTNEEKKSVAKLLRASGGAAVDIRTCLSDSNIAATVVTAASPAPPSARTSASSKGMDSAVYDMMKTMLAEKMARQASASAKKVKAEPGSSPLCGKKGNLDEANEEEGRPPSSDAPPAARGHSVPTSVCSPLPGVSRQPQDFADGDGTDWEVARELLQGAVAPPQQRVFAATEPSDVVASSYVAILQVCQRTTCSHYLCAGGELHVILLGLRSGAGGEAVGAGRGDCRAAEAAGGDEGRARHGEGAAEVVRRVAGERDGGHGAHRGSFPCFATL, encoded by the exons ATGGAGACCCTCACGGAGATCATAATCAAGGCGCATGAGCTCAAAGTTTTGGAGAATTTGAATGGTTGCAAGCCCTTGCAGAGGTTATCGCTATACGCAGTGGACGTGGTACTATTCATTAGACCTTACCGGACAGATATTGCTTTTGTCAAGGAAGTACTCATGATCTTTGGAAAGGCCTCGGGATTGCATGTTAATTTTGCCAAGTCTTCAGCAATTCTGATCCGGGGAGAGGAGCAGGACGAGGAAGTGGTCAGAAGCGCGCTACCATGGAAGATTGATCACTTCCCGTGTAAATATCTGGGTCTACAGCTTGGGATCAAACAATTGACGCGTTCTGAATGGCAATGCATGGTGGATGGAGCGCTCAAAATCTTGCCAGGATGGCAAAGAGGCCTGGTTACACGTCCGGGAAGGCTGATTCTTGTGCAACAAGTGATGAGGGCGCGTCCCACGCATCACCTAATTGTGGCAGAGGCGCCGAAGTGGGCGATCGAGAAAGTGGATCAGGGCTGTCGTGCGTTCTTTTGGGCTGGTTCTGATGCCGTCAGTGGCGGGAAGTGCGCGGTATCTTGGCGGAGAGTGTGCCGCCCTAAACAGCTGGTTGGTCTGGGCATTTTGGATCTCAGTAAACATGGTCTTGCCCTTCGGTTGAGATGGGAATGGCTACGCAGGCTGGACGATAGCAGGCCATGGCAAGTATTGAATCTCGCAACTGATAAACAGGTCCAGCACACGTTCAATAGCCTGGTGAAGTGGGAGATCAGAGACGGCACGGGAATTCTGTTTTGGAAGGACAGATGGGTGCAAGGTTACACGATCGCTGAGATTGCCCCTGGCCTGGTAGCTAAGGTCAAGACGAGGACAGTCAATTCGCGGCTGGCCAGCGAGGGGCTACACCAGCATGCGTGGCTCAAGGACTTGCCGGAGAATCTATCGACAGAGGAGCTGATGCAGTTTATACATCTTTGGGATGCACTTGTGCACGTCGATATTTCTCCTGGCAGTGGAGACAAGGCGATATGGGCATGGCATGAGTCTGGTAGCTATTCTGCGGCGTCGGCTTATCGGATGCTCTGCTTCggtggaatcagttttgcacctGCAGCCGCCATATGGAAAAACGGAGCCCCCCTGGCATATAAGATTTTCATGTGGCTAGCTATCCAAAACCGCATCTGGACGTCAGACCGGAGACTAAGGCATGGTTTGCAGGACACGGCCTCCACGCGCTTTCTCTGTGACCAGGAGCAGGACAATGTAGATCACCTCATGATTCAGTGTGTCTTCGCGCGACAGGTCTGGTACCAATGCTTTGCCAAAGTTGGAATCGATACCAACCTGAGCCCTGTGCATCACGATTTGCTGCAACAATGGTGGATGAATGCGCGCAAGCAG CCTTCAAATCGACGTTACACAGACCCTTCACGGCAGAAGGAAAAGAATCCTCTGGTAGCGAAACCACAGCCTTCAAATCGACTTTACACAGACCCTTCAAAGCAGTCCACCAGCCTGTCCATATATCTGCTGTACTCCAACAGGAGACAGGAGCCACCAAAGACAGAGACCAGCACCCTCGCGCCCATGGATTCTTCCTCCCCTTCCTCCTCGTCCTCCGACCCGGACTACCTTGTCGCCACCTCCGACCTCGACGATGACGCCGCTACCGCCGTCCACCAGAGTCATGCCGACGCTGCTGCCGTCGCCCTCCCGAAGCGCCCCGACGCCGAGGGCTTCGTCTCGTTCCTGCGCTCGCCGGACGACGTCGACGCCGTGTGCAAGAAATACGGCGTCCCCGAGGATCACTACACCGCGCGCCTCGCCGGCGACCTTCGCGCGTGCTCGCCCCCGCCGCCGGGCTGCGTCTGCGTGTACGCGCACGCGCTGGAGGCCGGGATGCGCGTCCCGCTGCACCCCTTCTTCTGCGAGGCGCTGGCCCACTTCGGCGTCGCGCCGACGCAGCTCGCGCCCAACGCGTGGCGCATCATGGCGGGCTTCCTCGTGCTCTGCCGCTCCGCCGGCGTGCCGCCGTCGCTCGCGGTGTTCCGGCGTTTCTTCGTGCTGTCCGTCCTCAACCACAGGCACACCAAAAGATGGTACTACTTCCAAACCAGGTTCAGGGACAGCTCCGGCTTGCGCTTCGCTGGGTTGCCAGATTCCATCAACGGCTGGAAGCGCGggttcttcttcctctcttcgccGACCCCGTGGCCCTGTCCCGTGGAGTGGGGCGAGCCGTCCAAGAGCTCCTTCGTGGACCCGGTGCTTACAAACGAGGAGAAGAAATCCGTGGCGAAGCTGCTACGTGCTTCCGGCGGCGCCGCCGTTGATATCAGGACATGTTTGTCCGACAGCAACATTGCCGCTACCGTGGTAACTGCCGCATCTCCGGCGCCGCCCTCTGCTCGTACTAGTGCTAGTTCCAAAG GGATGGATTCCGCCGTCTACGACATGATGAAAACCATGCTGGCGGAGAAGATGGCCCGGCAAGCGTCGGCATCGGCAAAGAAGGTGAAAGCAGAGCCAGGGTCGTCGCCGTTGTGCGGGAAGAAAGGGAACCTGGACGAGGCCAACGAGGAGGAGGGCCGTCCCCCTTCTTCGGACGCTCCACCTGCCGCCCGTGGCCACTCGGTGCCCACCAGCGTGTGTTCGCCACTGCCGGGAGTCTCTCGGCAGCCACAAGACTTCGCCGACGGAGACGGCACAGACTGGGAGGTTGCACGGGAGCTGCTGCAGGGTGCCGTCGCGCCGCCGCAGCAGCGCGTGTTTGCGGCGACCGAGCCATCAGATGTCGTCGCGTCGAGCTATGTCGCGATTCTCCAGGTATGCCAGAGAACTACATGTTCACATTATTTGTGCGCAGGCGGCGAACTACATGTCATTCTCCTTGGACTACGCTCTGGAGCTGGAGGAGAAGCTGTTGGCGCGGGACGCGGAGATTGCCGCGCTGCGGAAGCAGCTGGAGGAGACGAAgggcgagctcgccacggcgaaGGTGCCGCGGAGGTAGTCAGGAGGGTAGCAGGAGAGCGAGACGGAGGACATGGGGCGCACCGCGGATCTTTTCCTTGCTTCGCTACTCTGTAA